A genomic window from Ruminiclostridium cellulolyticum H10 includes:
- a CDS encoding protein-glutamate methylesterase/protein-glutamine glutaminase yields the protein MSLNLKKNNPIKVLIVDDSAFMRKVLSDMLNSDKSISVVGTAVDGRDALEKIHHLYPDVVTLDVDMPVMDGINCLKQIMQKIPKPVIMFGSETEYGTEMTIRALDEGAVDFVVKPKNIFDIKNESKRNEIIEKITIAKNIRLKSIQKKMIDNDKRVTARSKKPVENIIAIGSSTGGPKALQTVIPYLPRDMSIAVLVVQHMPPGFTKSLAERLDSKSDLIVKEATHREKVLEGYAYIAPGDSHMKVQSSANGDIIIHLDKSPPVGGHRPSVDVMMTSLSETGFENIIGVILTGMGADGSAGIKKLKEVNKSFIIAQDEETSVVYGMPKMAVQTGAVDKIVSLDKIPGEIIQYLGVR from the coding sequence ATGAGTTTAAATTTGAAAAAGAATAACCCAATAAAAGTATTGATTGTAGATGACTCTGCATTTATGAGAAAAGTGTTATCAGACATGCTTAATTCGGATAAATCTATTTCTGTGGTTGGTACTGCAGTTGATGGTAGGGATGCACTGGAAAAAATACATCATCTGTATCCGGATGTAGTAACATTAGATGTAGACATGCCTGTTATGGATGGGATTAACTGCCTGAAACAAATTATGCAGAAGATTCCCAAACCTGTAATAATGTTTGGAAGTGAGACAGAATATGGCACCGAGATGACTATAAGGGCATTGGATGAAGGTGCGGTTGATTTTGTTGTAAAGCCTAAAAATATTTTTGACATAAAAAATGAATCCAAAAGAAACGAAATAATAGAAAAAATTACCATAGCAAAAAATATAAGATTAAAATCTATACAGAAAAAGATGATAGATAACGATAAAAGAGTGACAGCAAGAAGTAAAAAGCCTGTAGAGAATATCATAGCGATTGGTAGCTCCACAGGCGGCCCTAAGGCATTGCAAACGGTTATTCCTTATTTGCCAAGAGATATGTCCATCGCAGTTTTGGTTGTTCAGCACATGCCACCTGGATTTACTAAGTCACTTGCTGAAAGACTGGATAGTAAGAGTGACTTGATAGTCAAAGAAGCAACCCATAGAGAAAAAGTACTTGAGGGTTATGCATATATAGCACCGGGGGACTCACACATGAAGGTTCAGTCATCCGCAAATGGCGATATAATAATTCATTTGGATAAATCTCCTCCTGTAGGGGGACATAGACCATCAGTGGATGTTATGATGACGTCTTTGTCAGAGACAGGGTTTGAGAATATTATCGGTGTTATTTTAACAGGTATGGGTGCTGATGGCAGTGCAGGAATTAAAAAATTAAAGGAAGTAAATAAAAGTTTTATAATAGCCCAAGACGAAGAAACAAGCGTAGTATATGGAATGCCTAAAATGGCAGTACAAACCGGAGCAGTAGACAAAATAGTATCACTTGATAAAATTCCAGGTGAAATAATCCAATATTTGGGGGTGCGTTAA
- a CDS encoding chemotaxis protein CheA has protein sequence MDMSQYLQIFIEEAKEHVQSLNECLLQIEKDPEGKDVLNEIFRVAHTLKGMAGTMGYTKMTKLTHVMENVLHAIRNDEINITSDLVDVLFKCLDALENYVKSVVNTGGEGDKDYKNVIDDLNQILNNKGTVKTPEKTRGTETPEQLVNDSKYITAQLQPDEFEKNAVNKAIDMGINALKITLVLNSGCLLKSARAFILFQTLERYGEIIKSQPSVQDIEDEKFDYEFTVIVVSKENEQLFNKELNSIAEVDEVVITTLQKFDTTESSTDADENKHVSEAETIETVQKTSKQTVESQDAAKTNANNAPRKTQRTVRVDIDRLDVLMNLVGELIITKTRLEGTDIIEKPQEYHENLEYLERITTNLNDAVMKVRMVPVETVFNRFPRMIRDIAKDLGKEIELKMSGEETELDRTVIDEIGDPLIHLLRNSCDHGLESTEKRKEIGKPEVGRINLTAYQSGNNVLIEVEDDGAGINIEKIKNKAVDNGIITREAANSMTQQDAIELLFRPSFSTAEKITGLSGRGVGLDVVKTKIEQLGGTVEVETQKGKGSKFIIKLPLTLAIYQALLVNVGGEKYAIPLGAIYQIYNWSAEDVKTVQGQEVILLRNMVVPITRLADALEVPNSDEANQKQLKIVIVRKGEKLTGLVVDSVIGQQEIVIKSLGKLLTGIKYLAGATILGDGNVALIIDVNSIT, from the coding sequence ATGGATATGAGTCAGTATTTGCAAATATTCATAGAAGAAGCAAAGGAACACGTTCAGAGCCTAAATGAATGTCTTTTGCAGATAGAAAAGGATCCTGAAGGTAAAGACGTGTTGAACGAAATTTTCAGGGTAGCACATACGCTAAAAGGAATGGCGGGAACCATGGGCTATACTAAAATGACTAAATTAACCCATGTTATGGAAAATGTTCTTCATGCCATAAGGAACGATGAAATTAATATTACTTCAGATTTAGTAGATGTATTGTTTAAATGTCTCGATGCACTTGAAAATTACGTAAAAAGCGTCGTTAATACCGGTGGGGAAGGCGACAAGGACTATAAAAATGTAATAGATGATCTCAATCAAATTCTTAACAACAAGGGTACTGTTAAAACTCCAGAGAAAACCAGAGGAACTGAAACACCAGAGCAGCTTGTTAATGACAGTAAATACATTACTGCACAGCTGCAACCTGATGAATTTGAGAAAAACGCAGTTAATAAAGCTATAGACATGGGGATTAATGCTCTAAAGATTACCCTGGTACTGAACAGCGGTTGTCTGCTTAAGTCGGCACGGGCATTCATATTATTTCAGACATTGGAAAGATATGGTGAGATAATAAAGTCACAGCCCTCAGTTCAGGACATTGAAGATGAAAAATTCGATTACGAATTCACAGTGATAGTAGTGTCAAAAGAAAATGAACAGCTTTTTAATAAAGAATTGAATTCAATAGCAGAGGTTGATGAAGTAGTTATTACTACACTTCAAAAGTTTGATACCACCGAATCATCTACAGATGCTGATGAAAATAAACATGTTTCAGAAGCAGAGACCATTGAAACCGTGCAAAAGACTTCTAAACAGACAGTCGAGAGTCAGGATGCTGCGAAAACAAATGCAAATAACGCTCCAAGAAAAACACAGAGAACAGTCAGGGTTGATATAGACAGACTTGACGTTTTGATGAATTTGGTTGGCGAGCTTATAATTACAAAGACAAGACTTGAGGGAACAGATATCATCGAAAAGCCTCAGGAATACCATGAAAACCTTGAATACCTTGAAAGAATAACAACTAACCTGAATGATGCTGTAATGAAGGTTAGAATGGTTCCTGTTGAGACTGTCTTCAACCGTTTCCCAAGAATGATAAGAGATATTGCAAAGGATCTTGGAAAAGAAATAGAATTGAAGATGTCTGGTGAAGAAACAGAGCTTGACAGAACGGTTATTGATGAAATCGGAGATCCGCTTATTCATTTACTCAGAAATTCTTGCGATCACGGTCTGGAATCTACTGAAAAAAGAAAAGAAATTGGTAAGCCTGAAGTAGGAAGAATCAACCTTACAGCATACCAGTCCGGAAATAATGTATTAATTGAGGTTGAAGATGATGGTGCAGGTATAAACATAGAAAAAATAAAAAACAAAGCTGTAGATAACGGTATAATAACCAGAGAAGCTGCCAATTCCATGACTCAGCAGGATGCAATTGAGCTTCTTTTCAGACCAAGCTTCAGCACAGCCGAAAAGATTACAGGATTGTCGGGAAGAGGAGTGGGTCTCGACGTGGTGAAAACAAAGATTGAGCAGCTCGGGGGTACGGTTGAAGTTGAAACACAAAAAGGTAAGGGTAGTAAATTTATTATAAAATTACCGCTAACTCTGGCAATATATCAGGCATTACTGGTAAATGTAGGCGGAGAAAAATATGCTATACCGTTAGGTGCAATATATCAGATATACAATTGGTCTGCTGAGGATGTTAAAACAGTTCAGGGTCAGGAAGTTATATTACTTAGAAATATGGTTGTACCTATTACAAGGCTTGCCGATGCATTGGAAGTACCTAACAGTGACGAGGCAAATCAGAAGCAGCTAAAGATTGTTATTGTAAGAAAAGGTGAAAAGCTTACAGGACTTGTAGTAGACAGCGTAATAGGGCAGCAGGAAATAGTTATCAAGTCGTTGGGTAAGCTGTTGACCGGAATTAAGTATTTGGCAGGAGCTACAATACTTGGCGACGGAAACGTAGCATTAATAATTGATGTAAATTCCATTACTTAA
- a CDS encoding chemotaxis protein CheC yields MSISFDEFSNIHMDVLREIGNIGAGNAVTSLAKMIDKKVDMAVPEVKIMGFDRVSQMLGGEEILVVGILLNVTGDITGNMMFILDITAARKLVNILLGSNDENLEFNELELSALKEIGNILTASYLSALAGLTNLKILPSVPELAIDMAGAILSVPAIEFGKVGDSVLYIETEFCEGITKVFGDFLLIPDVESYAILLRALGVIE; encoded by the coding sequence ATGTCAATTAGTTTTGATGAGTTTAGCAATATTCATATGGATGTACTTAGGGAGATTGGGAATATCGGGGCAGGAAATGCAGTGACTTCTTTAGCCAAAATGATAGACAAAAAAGTGGATATGGCTGTACCTGAAGTAAAAATAATGGGATTTGACAGAGTCAGTCAGATGCTTGGCGGTGAAGAAATACTTGTGGTTGGAATCCTGCTTAATGTAACTGGTGACATAACCGGTAATATGATGTTCATTCTGGATATTACTGCAGCAAGAAAACTGGTAAATATATTACTGGGTTCTAATGATGAAAATTTGGAATTTAACGAATTGGAGTTATCTGCATTAAAGGAAATCGGTAACATACTAACAGCATCATATCTTTCAGCATTGGCAGGTTTGACGAATCTGAAAATATTGCCATCAGTACCTGAACTGGCAATTGACATGGCCGGTGCGATTCTGAGTGTACCGGCAATAGAGTTTGGAAAAGTCGGCGATTCGGTATTGTATATAGAGACTGAGTTCTGTGAAGGCATTACAAAGGTTTTTGGAGACTTTCTGTTGATACCCGATGTTGAATCATACGCGATACTATTAAGAGCATTGGGAGTTATAGAATAA
- a CDS encoding chemotaxis protein CheW, whose translation MADLQFQEFETKQFIVFSLGEERFGIDSLKITTIDRMKTITRVPKTPSYIKGVINLRGDIIPVMDLRLKFNLPVAEETDETRIIILKLEEVSIGVIVDQVLQTIQLGGEAIESAASLMNSTIADYILGIGKVDGEIVTLLNFEKLVKI comes from the coding sequence ATGGCTGACTTACAATTTCAAGAATTTGAAACAAAACAGTTTATTGTATTTAGTCTCGGAGAAGAACGTTTTGGTATTGACTCATTAAAGATTACAACTATTGACAGGATGAAAACAATAACAAGAGTACCTAAAACACCTTCTTACATAAAGGGTGTAATAAATCTAAGAGGGGATATAATCCCTGTTATGGATTTAAGGTTGAAATTCAATCTTCCTGTAGCAGAAGAGACAGACGAAACACGTATAATTATACTAAAGCTTGAAGAAGTTTCAATAGGTGTCATAGTCGATCAGGTTCTTCAAACAATACAGCTTGGAGGAGAGGCTATAGAGAGTGCTGCAAGTCTGATGAACAGCACTATAGCTGACTACATATTGGGAATTGGAAAGGTAGACGGAGAAATAGTAACTCTTCTAAATTTTGAAAAGCTTGTTAAAATATAG
- a CDS encoding DUF342 domain-containing protein, producing MVEQKDLKVLVTVSPDELKAFITLYNTGDNSTIKKEDIMLALESQRVVFGIKEDIINYLVESPMYNESFCVAEGIAPKNGKNGSVTYHFNTSVNKTPTLMEDGRINYRELNLIQSVKKGQILCSLVPPVVGVEGKNVKGRVISAINGKPAVLPRGKNVALSEDGKSLIATTAGEVEYLDATKVSVYTNHEVPADVDNSTGNVSFVGSVIIKGNVLSGFSVEAGGNVEVFGVVEGATIKAGGNIILRRGMQGMGKGKLIAGGDIVARYIEYSSVDANNNIQAEAIMHSNVKCGNKLELTGNKGLFVGGSCKVGKIVVAKVIGSHMATITDVEVGADPSVRERYKNAKEELISMESDIKKADQAITILRKMESAGALTPDKQEILTKSVRTKVYLSSKIEEVKQEAAILDEKLQQEGNGKVRALNCIYPGVKVSIGTCMMYVKEPLQYCTLYRDGADVRVGPIDK from the coding sequence ATGGTAGAACAAAAAGATTTAAAAGTATTGGTAACAGTTTCGCCAGACGAGCTAAAAGCTTTTATAACACTGTACAATACGGGGGACAATTCAACTATTAAAAAAGAAGATATTATGCTTGCACTCGAAAGTCAGAGGGTAGTTTTTGGCATTAAGGAAGATATTATAAATTATCTGGTTGAAAGTCCTATGTATAACGAATCGTTTTGTGTTGCGGAAGGTATTGCACCTAAAAACGGGAAAAATGGTTCAGTTACATATCATTTTAACACTTCTGTAAACAAAACTCCAACCCTTATGGAGGATGGTAGAATAAATTACAGGGAGTTAAACTTGATTCAGTCCGTTAAAAAGGGGCAGATACTTTGTTCATTGGTTCCTCCTGTAGTAGGGGTAGAAGGAAAAAACGTTAAAGGGAGAGTCATTTCTGCTATAAACGGTAAACCTGCGGTATTGCCAAGGGGGAAGAATGTTGCACTATCTGAAGATGGGAAAAGTCTTATTGCTACAACAGCGGGAGAGGTTGAATACCTGGATGCTACAAAAGTAAGCGTATATACAAACCATGAAGTTCCTGCAGATGTGGATAATTCAACGGGAAATGTAAGCTTTGTTGGAAGTGTTATTATAAAGGGCAATGTTTTATCCGGCTTTTCGGTAGAAGCAGGAGGTAATGTTGAGGTTTTCGGGGTTGTTGAAGGTGCAACAATAAAAGCCGGTGGGAATATTATATTACGACGGGGAATGCAGGGTATGGGTAAAGGTAAGCTGATTGCCGGCGGTGATATAGTAGCGAGATACATAGAATACAGCAGCGTAGACGCAAATAATAATATTCAGGCGGAAGCCATAATGCACAGTAATGTAAAATGCGGAAACAAGCTGGAGCTGACAGGTAATAAAGGACTTTTTGTCGGAGGCTCTTGCAAGGTTGGCAAAATTGTTGTTGCAAAGGTTATAGGGTCACATATGGCAACAATTACAGATGTGGAAGTGGGTGCTGATCCTTCCGTAAGAGAGAGATACAAAAATGCCAAAGAAGAATTAATTTCTATGGAAAGTGATATAAAGAAGGCAGATCAGGCAATAACAATTTTACGTAAAATGGAAAGTGCGGGTGCATTGACCCCTGATAAGCAGGAAATATTAACAAAGAGTGTCCGAACAAAGGTATATTTATCTTCAAAGATTGAGGAAGTAAAGCAAGAAGCAGCAATTCTGGACGAAAAGCTACAACAGGAGGGTAATGGTAAGGTTCGTGCACTAAATTGCATTTATCCCGGAGTAAAGGTTTCAATCGGAACATGTATGATGTATGTAAAGGAACCTCTTCAGTATTGTACCTTGTACAGAGATGGTGCAGATGTACGTGTTGGGCCCATTGACAAGTAA
- a CDS encoding FliA/WhiG family RNA polymerase sigma factor, whose protein sequence is MFSESINHLWKQYIETKDAAAKEKLIIQYAYLIKYVAGRLSIYFGSNVEFDDLVGYGAFGLIDAIEKYDLAKGVKFETYASLRIRGSIIDSIRDMDWVPRSLRQKNKELEKVYVEIENEKGHTATDKEVAEKMGLSMSDFYKLLNDVNVSSMMSLDEFMEQNYERGLEIFSESTEDKPEASLEFNEMKQLLADCIDKLPEKEKAVITFYYFEELTLKEISAIMNVTESRISQLHTKALLRMKGKLFRHRIMLES, encoded by the coding sequence ATGTTTAGCGAAAGTATAAATCATCTGTGGAAACAGTATATTGAAACTAAAGATGCTGCTGCAAAAGAAAAGTTAATAATTCAATACGCTTACCTGATAAAGTATGTAGCCGGAAGATTAAGTATTTATTTTGGTTCAAATGTGGAATTTGATGATTTGGTTGGATATGGTGCATTTGGACTTATAGATGCAATAGAAAAATATGATCTCGCTAAGGGTGTTAAATTTGAAACATATGCCTCTTTAAGAATAAGAGGTTCAATTATAGATAGCATACGTGATATGGATTGGGTTCCTAGATCACTCAGACAAAAAAATAAGGAACTGGAAAAAGTATATGTTGAGATAGAAAACGAAAAAGGCCATACTGCAACTGATAAAGAAGTTGCTGAAAAAATGGGATTGAGTATGAGTGATTTTTATAAATTATTAAATGACGTAAATGTGTCCTCAATGATGTCCCTTGATGAGTTCATGGAACAAAATTATGAGAGAGGTCTTGAGATATTTAGTGAAAGTACCGAGGACAAGCCCGAGGCTTCTCTGGAATTTAACGAAATGAAACAACTTCTTGCAGATTGTATAGATAAGTTACCTGAAAAAGAAAAAGCAGTAATTACATTCTATTATTTTGAAGAACTGACTCTAAAAGAAATAAGTGCTATAATGAATGTAACCGAATCAAGAATTTCTCAGTTACATACAAAAGCACTTCTAAGAATGAAAGGAAAACTGTTCAGACATAGGATAATGTTGGAGTCATAA
- the flhF gene encoding flagellar biosynthesis protein FlhF has product MKIKRYMGKNTQEALLKVKMDLGNDAIILSTKKVRQKGLKKYFTSPMMEVMAAIDDDSSKMPKKELTRHDNSLANDVTPKNMLSQKEEKITQLENKVTKIETLLDRVLDIIEPENKGEDIEKSDGTGQLSQVFQLLYNNLLKNEVDQDIAHKIIEKVAEKSDARNINDASVVMLSVISSLLGKAEPINFRQDGKPTVILFVGPTGVGKTTTLAKLAASFMLTNNKNVGFITADTYRIAAVDQLKTYAEILGIPISIAYSVEEISSQIEDYSDKDVVLIDTAGCSYRDKQKFEELQKIIEVCQADEVFLVLSATVSSKNCRDIIKNYGFIQDYRLIFTKLDETPVYGSILNTKCYSNKPLAYITNGQNVPDDIEMVNTEKISKNLLGSIT; this is encoded by the coding sequence ATGAAAATAAAGCGTTATATGGGTAAAAATACACAGGAAGCATTGCTGAAAGTTAAAATGGATTTGGGAAATGATGCGATTATATTAAGTACAAAAAAAGTAAGACAAAAAGGCTTAAAAAAGTACTTTACCAGTCCAATGATGGAAGTAATGGCTGCAATAGATGATGATTCCTCAAAAATGCCTAAGAAGGAGTTAACAAGACATGATAATTCTTTAGCCAATGACGTCACCCCTAAAAATATGCTGTCACAAAAAGAGGAAAAAATAACTCAGTTAGAGAATAAAGTAACTAAAATAGAAACTCTATTAGACCGTGTATTGGATATTATAGAACCTGAAAACAAAGGTGAAGATATTGAAAAAAGTGATGGGACTGGCCAATTATCACAGGTTTTTCAATTATTATACAATAACCTGCTAAAAAATGAAGTTGATCAGGATATTGCTCATAAGATTATAGAAAAAGTTGCTGAAAAGAGCGATGCAAGGAACATAAATGATGCATCAGTTGTTATGTTATCTGTTATATCTTCATTATTGGGCAAGGCAGAGCCTATAAACTTCAGACAGGATGGCAAGCCGACGGTAATACTTTTTGTGGGGCCAACTGGAGTAGGAAAAACAACCACACTTGCCAAGCTGGCTGCTTCATTTATGCTAACTAACAACAAAAACGTTGGTTTTATTACGGCTGATACGTATAGGATCGCTGCGGTAGACCAGCTTAAAACATACGCTGAGATACTTGGGATTCCCATATCAATAGCCTATTCGGTAGAGGAAATCAGCAGCCAAATAGAGGATTACAGTGATAAGGACGTAGTTCTTATAGACACTGCGGGCTGTAGCTACAGAGACAAGCAAAAATTTGAGGAATTACAGAAAATAATAGAAGTATGCCAAGCAGATGAGGTGTTTCTTGTACTAAGTGCAACGGTAAGCTCAAAAAACTGCAGGGATATAATTAAAAATTATGGTTTTATACAAGATTATAGACTTATCTTTACAAAGCTTGATGAAACGCCTGTTTATGGTAGTATACTCAATACGAAATGCTACTCCAATAAGCCTCTGGCGTACATAACTAACGGACAAAACGTACCTGATGATATTGAAATGGTGAACACAGAAAAAATATCAAAAAATCTATTAGGGAGTATAACATAA
- a CDS encoding MinD/ParA family protein: MIDQADKLRQLVNNHNKTEKPQQSQNLAEQNRAKVITVTSGKGGVGKTNVTVNLAVALSQRGYRVVIIDADLGLSNIDVVFGIVPKYTMLDCIKNDKGLLDILCDGPGNIKFISGGSGVQELINLDKSSLELFMANMSLLDHIADYILIDTGAGLSDTVMNFVMSADEVVLVVTPEPTSITDAYALVKTVSKVKKDCRINVLINRAESEQEAKNVYNNFTMVSEKFLGIKLQSLGYLPFDQMLIKSVKLQKPYLLVYPKNNTSRLFFELADALIKNDINQQKNTQSGIKGFLNRFVGLFTH, encoded by the coding sequence ATGATAGATCAAGCTGATAAGTTAAGGCAGTTAGTTAATAATCATAATAAAACAGAAAAACCACAGCAGTCTCAAAACTTAGCAGAACAAAATCGTGCAAAAGTTATTACAGTCACTAGCGGAAAAGGCGGAGTAGGTAAAACAAATGTTACAGTTAATCTTGCTGTAGCACTCAGCCAAAGGGGATACAGAGTTGTAATAATTGATGCTGACCTGGGTTTATCAAATATAGATGTCGTATTTGGAATAGTACCCAAATATACAATGCTGGATTGTATCAAAAATGACAAGGGACTATTGGACATACTGTGTGACGGACCGGGAAATATAAAATTTATTTCCGGAGGGTCTGGGGTACAGGAACTGATTAATCTTGACAAAAGTTCGTTAGAACTTTTTATGGCAAATATGTCATTGCTTGATCATATTGCTGATTATATATTAATAGATACCGGTGCCGGTTTATCTGATACTGTTATGAATTTTGTAATGTCTGCAGATGAAGTCGTTCTTGTTGTAACACCGGAACCAACATCGATTACCGATGCATATGCATTAGTAAAGACGGTGTCAAAAGTTAAAAAGGACTGTAGAATAAATGTTCTGATAAATAGAGCTGAAAGTGAGCAGGAGGCGAAAAATGTATACAACAACTTTACAATGGTATCTGAAAAGTTTTTGGGTATAAAGCTTCAATCTCTTGGTTATCTGCCATTTGATCAGATGTTGATAAAATCAGTGAAGCTTCAAAAACCGTACTTATTAGTCTACCCTAAAAATAACACAAGCAGATTGTTCTTTGAGCTTGCTGATGCACTTATAAAAAACGACATAAATCAGCAAAAAAATACACAATCTGGCATTAAGGGTTTTCTGAATCGTTTTGTTGGGTTGTTTACTCACTAA
- a CDS encoding chemotaxis protein CheD codes for MDIEIIKVGMADLNSARHPCMITTLGLGSCVGVALFDSTSKIAGLAHIMLPNSEQAKNKTNVAKFADTAIVKLVDDMIKLGARKDKIVAKLAGGAQMFVFSQSSDLMRIGYRNVVASKEKLKLLNIPIISEDTGGNHGRTIELYSDDGRLMIKTIGFGIKQI; via the coding sequence ATGGATATTGAAATAATAAAGGTTGGTATGGCTGACCTTAATTCAGCACGTCACCCTTGTATGATAACTACCCTTGGACTTGGTTCATGTGTAGGGGTTGCTCTGTTTGATTCTACATCAAAAATAGCCGGATTAGCACATATTATGCTCCCGAACAGCGAACAGGCAAAAAATAAAACTAATGTCGCAAAATTTGCTGATACCGCTATTGTAAAATTAGTAGATGATATGATAAAGCTTGGTGCAAGGAAAGACAAAATAGTAGCAAAACTCGCCGGTGGAGCCCAGATGTTCGTATTTAGTCAAAGTTCTGATTTGATGAGGATAGGATACAGAAACGTGGTTGCATCGAAGGAAAAACTTAAACTACTAAATATTCCCATAATATCAGAGGATACGGGAGGAAATCACGGACGTACCATAGAACTGTATTCCGATGATGGGAGATTAATGATAAAAACAATCGGTTTTGGTATAAAACAAATATAA